From the genome of Streptomyces sp. V1I1, one region includes:
- a CDS encoding peptide ligase PGM1-related protein, which produces MEHREPWIIYANFQSEVAVDLASHEVLEQWAAQAPRKIWLARPSDVLVSPVPLSRDFRRYAGELLGVPYDSVAVVTVPATPGVPMAEAVRRAGLMDELRALIAGREGVKLLPTALDVPSVALAAELEVPVVPYGPGGVGTSALDVTSRLNTKSGFRAVARDLGMRLPPGQVCRRDRLTRTVAELLARYERVVVKPDRSAGGHGVRFVSRTEHADASWERDWPAGLVGADGDWVVEQCLDVARSVSVQLEACRSRPRPMFSGEMRTSGGSFTGYVSPLEDMAEDSAKELEQWGMALGRYLARQGYAGPYGLDAVLASDGRLYATESNVRRTATTTPHVMVGRLGRAAGLSSPAWLIANGRSRAAYGFADAVKLLRAAGLGWNPARGEGVILYADAPADGVSWRYAVIGADPARTAEIEARLTREMELLP; this is translated from the coding sequence GTGGAGCACCGCGAGCCGTGGATCATCTACGCCAATTTCCAGTCCGAGGTGGCCGTCGATCTGGCGTCCCACGAGGTGCTGGAGCAGTGGGCGGCACAGGCACCGCGCAAGATCTGGCTGGCGCGCCCCAGTGACGTGCTGGTCTCCCCCGTGCCGCTCAGCCGGGACTTCCGGCGTTACGCGGGAGAGCTGCTGGGCGTGCCGTACGACTCCGTGGCCGTGGTGACCGTACCGGCGACGCCGGGTGTGCCGATGGCGGAGGCGGTACGCCGGGCCGGGCTCATGGACGAGCTCCGGGCGCTGATCGCCGGGCGGGAGGGGGTCAAATTGCTGCCCACCGCACTGGACGTCCCTTCGGTCGCACTCGCCGCGGAGCTGGAGGTGCCGGTAGTCCCCTATGGGCCCGGCGGAGTGGGCACGAGTGCGCTGGACGTGACGTCCCGGCTCAATACGAAGTCCGGCTTCCGCGCAGTCGCTCGTGACCTGGGGATGCGGCTGCCGCCCGGGCAGGTCTGCCGACGCGATCGACTGACGCGGACGGTGGCTGAACTGCTGGCGCGGTACGAGCGGGTGGTGGTCAAGCCCGACCGCTCCGCCGGTGGTCACGGGGTGCGGTTCGTCTCTCGTACTGAGCACGCCGACGCGTCCTGGGAGCGGGACTGGCCGGCCGGCCTCGTCGGTGCCGACGGGGACTGGGTGGTCGAGCAGTGTCTCGACGTGGCCCGGTCGGTCAGCGTCCAGCTGGAGGCGTGCCGCAGCAGGCCCCGGCCGATGTTCAGCGGCGAGATGCGCACGTCCGGCGGGTCCTTCACCGGCTACGTATCACCCCTCGAAGACATGGCGGAGGACTCCGCGAAGGAGCTGGAGCAGTGGGGCATGGCGCTGGGGCGCTACTTGGCTCGGCAGGGGTACGCCGGCCCGTACGGACTGGACGCGGTCCTCGCTTCGGACGGCAGGCTGTACGCCACGGAGAGCAACGTCCGCCGGACGGCCACCACCACCCCGCACGTCATGGTCGGCCGCCTCGGCCGCGCTGCTGGGCTGAGCTCCCCCGCATGGCTGATCGCGAATGGGCGGTCCAGAGCCGCGTACGGATTCGCCGACGCCGTGAAACTCCTGCGGGCGGCAGGGCTGGGCTGGAATCCGGCCCGCGGGGAGGGGGTGATCCTGTACGCGGACGCTCCCGCGGACGGCGTGTCCTGGCGGTACGCGGTGATCGGTGCCGATCCGGCCAGGACGGCGGAGATCGAGGCGCGGCTGACGCGGGAGATGGAGCTGCTCCCCTAG
- a CDS encoding CDGSH iron-sulfur domain-containing protein, translating into MPADPSERPRRVTVTKDGPVLVEGPVEVLLEDGSSVTSDRFTVALCACRRSRSYPWCDTSHRRRDKGCR; encoded by the coding sequence GTGCCTGCCGACCCCAGTGAACGGCCGCGTCGCGTCACCGTGACGAAGGACGGCCCGGTGCTCGTGGAAGGCCCCGTCGAGGTGCTCCTCGAGGACGGGAGCAGCGTGACGTCGGACCGCTTCACCGTGGCGCTGTGCGCATGCCGGCGCAGCCGGTCGTACCCCTGGTGCGACACCAGCCACCGACGTCGGGACAAGGGTTGTCGATGA